The Phycisphaeraceae bacterium genome has a window encoding:
- a CDS encoding DUF1501 domain-containing protein — protein sequence MLDPRLEHYRLLTRRHFLGRCSLGVGGLALASLLGEALGGSASANALAGDGPLDPKSPLFVPRARRVIYMHMAGSPPQQDLFDFKPRLTELNGQPCPASLLETERFAFIKGHPKILASPYKFQRHGSSGAWVSELLPHFSQVVDDVLFIRSMHTSEFNHAPAQLFLYSGAPRPGRPSMGSWAVYGLGTENQNLPGFVVLVSGGNNPDAGKSVWGSGFLPSVYQGVQCRSSGDPVLYVSDPPGMSRDLRRRGLDALREMNELEHIRSGDPETLTRIEQYELAFRMQMAVPEVMNIADEPKHVLDAYGAQPGASGGASFANNCLLARRLIEQGVRFVQLFDWGWDTHGTGRSDDIIHQLPLKCRQVDQPMTALLRDLKQRGLLDDTLVVWSGEFGRTAMNEERNGSTFLGRDHHPHCFTIWMAGGGVRAGHVHGETDEFGYRIVKAPVHVHDLQATILHLLGLDHERLVYRYQGRDFRLTDVHGRVVHDLLA from the coding sequence ATGCTTGACCCCCGGCTGGAGCATTACCGTCTCCTCACGCGCCGGCACTTCCTGGGTCGCTGTTCACTGGGCGTTGGCGGTCTCGCACTGGCCTCACTGCTGGGGGAGGCGCTGGGCGGCTCGGCCTCCGCGAACGCGCTGGCGGGCGATGGTCCGCTCGATCCGAAGTCGCCGCTCTTTGTTCCGCGTGCCCGGCGCGTGATCTACATGCACATGGCCGGATCGCCTCCCCAGCAGGACTTGTTCGACTTCAAGCCCCGGCTGACGGAACTGAACGGCCAGCCCTGCCCCGCCTCGCTGCTGGAGACGGAGCGGTTCGCCTTCATCAAGGGCCACCCGAAGATTCTCGCCTCGCCTTACAAGTTTCAGCGGCACGGTTCAAGCGGTGCGTGGGTGAGCGAACTGCTGCCGCACTTCTCGCAGGTGGTGGATGACGTCCTGTTCATCCGGTCAATGCACACCAGCGAGTTCAACCACGCCCCGGCGCAGTTGTTCCTGTACTCCGGCGCGCCGCGTCCCGGGCGTCCTTCGATGGGATCGTGGGCGGTGTACGGGCTGGGCACGGAGAACCAGAACCTGCCTGGATTCGTCGTGCTGGTGTCGGGCGGCAACAACCCGGATGCGGGCAAGAGCGTGTGGGGCAGCGGATTTCTTCCGAGCGTGTATCAGGGCGTGCAGTGCCGATCCAGCGGCGACCCGGTCCTCTATGTGTCCGACCCGCCCGGCATGTCGCGCGACCTGCGCCGGCGGGGGCTGGACGCCCTGCGCGAGATGAACGAGCTGGAGCACATCCGCAGCGGCGATCCCGAGACGCTCACCCGCATCGAGCAGTACGAACTGGCCTTCCGCATGCAGATGGCGGTGCCGGAGGTGATGAACATCGCCGACGAACCGAAGCACGTGCTTGATGCCTATGGCGCGCAGCCGGGCGCAAGCGGGGGGGCCTCCTTCGCCAACAACTGTCTGCTGGCTCGGCGTCTCATCGAGCAGGGCGTGCGCTTCGTGCAGCTTTTCGACTGGGGGTGGGACACGCACGGCACGGGGCGGAGCGACGACATCATCCACCAACTGCCCCTCAAGTGCCGGCAGGTGGATCAGCCCATGACCGCGCTGTTGCGCGACCTCAAGCAGCGCGGGCTGCTGGATGACACGCTCGTCGTCTGGAGCGGGGAGTTCGGACGCACCGCCATGAACGAGGAGCGCAACGGCTCCACGTTCCTCGGGCGGGATCACCATCCGCACTGCTTCACCATCTGGATGGCGGGGGGCGGCGTTCGGGCCGGGCATGTCCACGGCGAGACTGATGAGTTCGGCTACCGCATCGTCAAGGCGCCGGTCCACGTGCATGACCTGCAGGCCACCATCCTGCACCTGCTGGGGCTGGACCACGAACGGCTGGTCTACCGATATCAGGGGCGGGACTTCCGCCTGACGGACGTGCATGGCCGGGTCGTTCACGACCTGCTGGCGTGA
- a CDS encoding DUF1553 domain-containing protein: MPEVQPQGSARAVTGRARASVVAALVVTVGATVGESRVSPDPIVIDFTRDIRPILSNNCFKCHGPDEATRQAGLRLDTRDGAVAALRSGAFAVTPGDPASSELLARVLHVDDGRRMPPPETGRALSGGEIDLLRRWIEQGAEYQPHWAFVPPVRAEPPAVRQHDWPTNFIDHFVLSRLEREGLAPSPPSDRATLLRRLSLDLIGLPPTPEEVAAFERDERPDAYERVVDRLLASPHYGERWARVWLDQARYADTKGYEADRRRTIWPWRDWVIDALNADMPFDQFTLEQLAGDLLPDPSPSQLVATAFHRNTMNNDEGGTDDEEFRVAAVVDRVNTTMQTWMGLTMGCAQCHTHKYDPITQREYYQFYAAFNQTTDADQPDESPTMAVITRDLARRLGAIDAELAEARSQLEAETPEIRAERERWIAAHAGRAVEWVTLTPEWIMSTHGAELTKLDDGSVLVHGASVPSDEYVISTSTSLRGMTALRLEVLPDDRLPGPGPGRTAHGNFVLTELLASAWPSGATHRAPRARFVRIDLPGSGRILSLAEVQVFSGLDNIAPSGRADQSSVDFEGDPSRAIDGVVSGRYEDNSVTHTRTETDPWWSLDLGEARRIEHLVIWNRTDGALHERLRGAHVTLLDDNGAEVWRAEITRPTRERLILDTAGDRLLRFSAAQATFSQSEWGVERAIDGDLRPGNASRGWAVGPRFGAPHHAVFTLADDLGFEPGVHLSFRLVQRYGTQHTIGRFRLSATSAPREMLSLPPEVASALLVSDLDRPLEQQRVLNEYFRTISTELAPLRERVARLEREREQLARSAPVIPVMRELEPERRRVTHIQRRGNHRDPGEVVEPDVPAAFHPWPEGAPRDRRGIAAWLTSRENPLTARVAVNRSWEQLFGMGLVETVEDFGVQGALPTHPELLDALAVEFMNTGWSMKQLCRLIVTSATYRQSSAITSGHLTVDPQNRLLSRGPRFRLEAEMIRDQALAVSGLLNASIGGPPVFPPQPEGVWSIVYSDDRWVTTDADRHRRGLYTFWRRTSPYPSMMTFDAGSRESCLPRRLRTNTPLQAFVTLNDPVYVEAAQALARRMMREGGADGSDRVRRGMQLCLLRDPTGQETTTLLRLYEEARADLAGRPEDADRLAGALPRDGLDVIDLAAWTTVANVLLNLDEFLTKN, from the coding sequence GTGCCTGAAGTGCAACCCCAAGGGAGCGCCAGGGCCGTGACGGGGCGGGCGCGGGCGAGCGTGGTGGCTGCTCTCGTCGTCACGGTGGGCGCAACCGTGGGTGAAAGCCGCGTTTCGCCCGATCCGATCGTGATCGACTTCACCCGCGACATCCGCCCGATCCTCTCGAACAACTGCTTCAAATGTCACGGGCCGGATGAGGCCACGCGCCAGGCGGGTTTGCGGCTTGATACGCGCGATGGCGCCGTGGCGGCGCTGCGCTCGGGAGCGTTCGCCGTGACTCCCGGCGACCCTGCGTCCAGTGAGCTGCTCGCGCGCGTCCTGCACGTCGATGACGGGAGACGGATGCCGCCGCCCGAGACGGGACGCGCGCTGAGCGGGGGCGAGATCGACCTGCTCCGCCGGTGGATCGAGCAGGGGGCCGAGTACCAGCCGCACTGGGCGTTCGTGCCGCCCGTGCGGGCTGAGCCGCCCGCGGTGCGGCAGCATGACTGGCCGACCAACTTCATCGATCACTTCGTTCTGTCCCGGCTGGAGCGGGAGGGGCTGGCGCCGTCACCGCCGTCGGATCGGGCCACGCTTCTTCGACGACTTTCGCTGGACCTGATCGGGCTGCCGCCCACGCCGGAGGAGGTCGCCGCGTTCGAGCGGGATGAACGCCCGGATGCCTACGAGCGCGTGGTGGATCGGCTGCTCGCTTCTCCTCACTACGGCGAGCGCTGGGCCCGCGTATGGCTCGACCAGGCCCGCTACGCCGACACCAAGGGGTACGAGGCGGATCGGCGGCGCACCATCTGGCCCTGGCGCGACTGGGTGATCGACGCCCTCAACGCCGACATGCCATTCGACCAGTTCACGCTGGAGCAGCTCGCCGGCGATCTGCTGCCCGATCCATCGCCATCACAACTGGTGGCGACGGCCTTTCATCGAAACACCATGAACAACGACGAGGGCGGTACGGATGACGAGGAGTTCCGCGTCGCCGCCGTGGTGGACCGCGTCAATACGACCATGCAGACGTGGATGGGTCTCACGATGGGCTGCGCTCAGTGCCACACCCACAAGTACGACCCGATCACGCAGCGCGAGTACTACCAGTTCTACGCGGCGTTCAACCAGACGACGGACGCCGATCAGCCCGACGAGTCGCCCACGATGGCGGTCATCACGCGCGACCTGGCGCGGCGGCTCGGCGCGATCGACGCGGAGCTGGCTGAAGCAAGATCGCAGCTCGAAGCGGAGACGCCGGAGATTCGCGCGGAGCGTGAGCGGTGGATCGCCGCCCATGCCGGACGCGCCGTGGAATGGGTGACCCTGACGCCCGAGTGGATCATGTCCACGCACGGGGCGGAGTTGACGAAACTGGACGACGGATCAGTGCTTGTTCACGGCGCGTCCGTGCCGTCGGATGAGTACGTCATCTCCACGTCCACGTCGCTGCGCGGCATGACGGCGCTGCGGCTGGAAGTGCTGCCGGATGACCGGCTGCCGGGCCCCGGCCCGGGCCGCACCGCACATGGCAACTTCGTTCTGACGGAACTGCTTGCTTCGGCGTGGCCGAGCGGCGCGACGCACCGCGCGCCCAGGGCCCGATTCGTGCGCATCGACCTGCCGGGCTCGGGGCGCATCCTTTCGCTGGCGGAGGTGCAGGTCTTCAGCGGGCTGGACAACATCGCACCGAGCGGCAGGGCGGATCAGTCCAGCGTGGACTTCGAGGGTGACCCGTCGCGCGCCATCGACGGCGTCGTGAGCGGGCGGTACGAAGACAACTCCGTCACCCACACGCGGACCGAAACCGACCCGTGGTGGTCGCTCGACCTGGGCGAAGCGCGGCGGATTGAGCATCTCGTGATCTGGAATCGCACCGATGGCGCGCTGCACGAGCGTCTGCGTGGCGCGCACGTGACGCTTCTTGATGACAACGGAGCGGAGGTGTGGCGTGCGGAGATCACCAGGCCGACGCGCGAGCGCCTGATTCTTGACACCGCGGGTGACCGACTTCTGCGATTCTCGGCCGCCCAGGCGACCTTCAGCCAATCAGAATGGGGTGTCGAGCGCGCCATCGACGGCGACCTGCGCCCGGGCAACGCGAGCCGCGGCTGGGCCGTGGGGCCTCGCTTCGGGGCGCCGCATCATGCGGTGTTCACCCTGGCGGACGATCTGGGCTTCGAGCCGGGCGTGCATCTGTCGTTCCGCCTTGTGCAGCGGTACGGCACGCAGCACACCATCGGGCGGTTCCGGCTCTCCGCCACGTCAGCGCCGCGCGAGATGCTGTCGCTGCCGCCCGAGGTGGCGTCCGCCCTGCTCGTGTCGGACCTCGATCGCCCGTTGGAGCAGCAGCGTGTTCTGAACGAGTACTTCCGCACCATCTCAACGGAACTGGCGCCGCTGCGCGAGCGCGTGGCCCGGCTCGAGCGGGAGCGCGAGCAACTGGCGCGCTCCGCCCCGGTCATCCCCGTCATGCGTGAACTTGAGCCGGAGCGGCGGCGCGTCACCCACATTCAACGGCGCGGCAACCACCGCGACCCCGGCGAAGTCGTCGAGCCGGACGTGCCCGCCGCGTTCCACCCCTGGCCGGAGGGTGCGCCGCGCGATCGACGGGGCATCGCCGCCTGGCTTACCAGTCGGGAGAATCCACTGACCGCGCGCGTCGCCGTCAACCGTTCCTGGGAGCAGTTGTTCGGGATGGGGCTTGTCGAGACGGTCGAGGATTTCGGCGTGCAGGGCGCGCTGCCGACCCACCCCGAGCTGCTCGATGCGCTGGCGGTCGAGTTCATGAACACCGGCTGGTCGATGAAGCAGCTGTGCCGGCTGATCGTCACCTCGGCGACCTATCGGCAATCGTCCGCCATCACGTCCGGGCATCTCACGGTCGATCCACAGAATCGACTGTTGTCGCGCGGCCCCAGGTTCCGTCTCGAGGCGGAGATGATCCGCGATCAGGCCCTGGCGGTGAGCGGATTGCTCAATGCCTCGATCGGCGGTCCGCCGGTGTTCCCCCCCCAGCCGGAGGGCGTGTGGTCGATTGTCTACAGCGACGATCGGTGGGTGACGACCGATGCCGATCGGCATCGGCGCGGGCTGTACACATTCTGGAGGCGGACAAGCCCGTATCCGTCGATGATGACGTTCGACGCAGGCAGCCGGGAATCGTGCCTGCCGCGCCGGCTGCGCACGAATACGCCCCTGCAGGCGTTTGTCACGCTCAACGATCCCGTGTATGTGGAGGCGGCTCAGGCGCTGGCGCGGCGCATGATGCGCGAGGGCGGGGCTGACGGGTCTGATCGTGTACGCCGCGGCATGCAACTCTGTCTCCTGCGTGATCCCACCGGGCAGGAGACGACGACCTTGCTGCGGCTGTACGAGGAAGCGCGGGCCGACCTGGCTGGTCGCCCCGAGGATGCGGATCGACTGGCGGGAGCGCTGCCTCGCGATGGACTGGATGTCATCGACCTTGCCGCGTGGACGACGGTGGCCAACGTGCTGCTCAACCTGGATGAGTTCCTGACCAAGAACTGA
- a CDS encoding Re/Si-specific NAD(P)(+) transhydrogenase subunit alpha: MKIGIPKEVAPGERRAAATPQTVVRLVKMGFEVVVEQGAGKAADFSDAAYAEAGATIESDPRKVWGEPDIILKVRAPEANPATGMFEADLIREGGILICFLWPAQNKPLLALLGSRKVTALAMDCVPRITRAQKMDALSAMANLAGYRAVIEAANAFPSFFAGQITAAGRINPAKVLVIGAGVAGLAAIGAARGLGAVVRAFDVRREVKEQIQSMGAEFLELQFEEEGSGEGGYAKVMSDAFIEAEMALFAQQAMDVDIIITTALIPGKEAPKLITAGMVESMKEGSVIVDLAAEQGGNCALTTPGEKTVHSGVTIIGYTDLPSRMASTASQLYGTTLVNLLEEMGGGTNFHIDLEDEVVRGATVLHQGRLTWPPPKPKPAEQPVVHERPPSVDVKPKELAARGAAATTRRSGGLAWTLLAGLGLIAAGLVGDSSFLNHFTVFILACIVGWQVVWNVTPALHTPLMSVTNAISGIILIGGMLQVSGAPLSAPTVLGAVAVFIAAINIAGGFLVTSRMLAMFRR; encoded by the coding sequence ATGAAGATCGGCATCCCGAAAGAAGTCGCGCCTGGCGAACGTCGCGCCGCCGCCACGCCCCAGACCGTGGTGCGCCTGGTCAAGATGGGTTTCGAGGTGGTGGTGGAGCAGGGCGCCGGCAAGGCCGCCGATTTTTCCGACGCCGCCTACGCCGAGGCGGGCGCGACCATCGAGTCCGACCCGCGGAAGGTGTGGGGAGAGCCGGACATCATCCTGAAGGTCCGCGCTCCGGAAGCCAACCCCGCCACGGGCATGTTCGAGGCGGACCTGATCCGCGAGGGAGGCATTCTCATCTGCTTCCTCTGGCCGGCTCAGAACAAACCCCTGCTGGCCCTGCTGGGGTCGCGAAAGGTCACCGCGCTGGCGATGGACTGCGTGCCCCGCATCACGCGGGCGCAGAAGATGGACGCCCTCTCGGCCATGGCCAACCTGGCGGGGTACAGGGCGGTCATCGAGGCGGCCAACGCGTTCCCCAGCTTCTTCGCCGGGCAGATCACCGCCGCGGGCAGGATCAACCCAGCCAAGGTGCTGGTGATCGGGGCGGGCGTGGCGGGTCTGGCGGCCATCGGCGCGGCCCGCGGGCTGGGCGCGGTGGTGCGGGCCTTCGACGTGCGACGCGAGGTGAAGGAGCAGATTCAGAGCATGGGCGCGGAGTTTCTCGAACTTCAGTTCGAGGAGGAGGGCTCCGGCGAAGGCGGCTACGCCAAGGTCATGAGCGACGCTTTCATCGAGGCCGAAATGGCCCTTTTCGCCCAGCAGGCGATGGACGTGGACATCATCATCACCACCGCCCTGATTCCCGGAAAAGAGGCCCCCAAGCTCATCACCGCCGGCATGGTGGAGAGCATGAAGGAGGGCTCGGTCATCGTCGACCTGGCGGCGGAGCAGGGCGGCAACTGCGCCCTGACCACGCCGGGCGAGAAAACCGTCCACTCCGGGGTGACCATCATCGGCTACACCGACCTGCCCAGCCGCATGGCCAGCACCGCCAGCCAGTTGTATGGCACCACCCTGGTGAACCTGCTCGAGGAGATGGGCGGCGGCACGAACTTCCACATCGACCTGGAGGACGAGGTCGTCCGCGGCGCCACGGTGCTTCATCAGGGCCGGCTCACCTGGCCGCCCCCGAAGCCCAAGCCGGCCGAGCAGCCGGTGGTGCATGAACGCCCGCCATCGGTGGACGTCAAGCCGAAGGAACTCGCCGCCCGGGGTGCTGCCGCCACGACCAGGAGATCGGGCGGACTGGCGTGGACGCTGCTCGCCGGCCTCGGGCTGATCGCCGCGGGTCTGGTGGGCGACTCCTCGTTTCTCAATCACTTCACGGTGTTCATCCTGGCGTGCATCGTGGGGTGGCAGGTGGTGTGGAACGTCACCCCCGCGCTGCACACCCCGCTGATGAGCGTGACCAACGCCATCAGCGGCATCATCCTGATCGGCGGCATGCTGCAGGTGTCGGGCGCGCCGCTCTCGGCCCCCACGGTGCTCGGGGCGGTCGCCGTCTTCATCGCGGCCATCAACATCGCCGGCGGCTTCCTCGTCACGTCGAGGATGCTCGCCATGTTCCGGAGGTGA
- a CDS encoding DUF1553 domain-containing protein has product MGTPRRAMTSFGLTALALSAGAIGLSSFGSAALSTRYAAPGASFPAPSNEGARGSEIPSYNRQVRPILSDKCFKCHGPDSAARQGGLRLDSFDGATALREGWAAIMPGDPDASELIRRVSSADPDEVMPPPSEHKSLTAAEVDILRRWIAAGASYEPHWSFIPPIRPASPAVRHAGWVRNPVDQFILARLEREGLSPSPEADRRTLIRRLSLDLTGLPPTVEEIEAYLADTQPGADERLIDRLLASTRHAEHMARIWLDAARFGDTHGLHLDNYRSMWRWRDWVIDAYRRNMPFNQFTIEQLAGDLLPEPTLEQRIASGFHRNNVTTSEGGAIDAEYLVKYAVDRAETTGTVWLGLTVGCAACHDHKFDPITQREFYQFFAFFNNVAENAMDGNRHDPPPVMRAPTAEQARELDVLRDAVRAIEERIDAADPAIDAAQEAWESRWRTTLGSTWQVLSDISVESTGGTAFTRLEDGSYLASGVNPDRDTYEIVARIPEGLTHALRLEALTHESLPHNGPGRADNANFVLSEVEVTAVSTADPARSKPVEFVMAAADHSQTSGEFLVRKAIDGVTDAANGWAVEGYARREPRVALFIPSEPIGFENGTELRIRLRHETQFKGHGIGRFRLSVAASDEVRTALAPSVAGPWHMVGPFAAEAGVDPFLADFAPEKSPGQFDEAQVFEGGRAWRPRPEFIDGKVHMLSGEQCATYLAREIHCDTARRVAVSLGSDDSIRVWVNGRAAHDQPAKRPVGPDQDRITIDLSPGRNVILLKVVNYSGGYGFFWSPGEHDHAHAVAAVLRLLERDPATLATDERESIRRFFRRNHSPAIRGLYDDLAAAEARMASYEQSLPVTLVMQEQMTPRPTHVLHRGEYDKPLDRVMPGIPAALGAIESDGAASSRLDLARWLADRNNPLTARVVVNRLWQQMFGIGLVSTAEDFGLQGEWPSHPDLLDWLAVEFVESGWDVRHMLRLMALSATYRQSSRVALDLLGRDPANRLLARGGRFRLDAEVIRDQALFISGLLVEKVGGPSVKPYQPPGIWEAVSYPSSDTARYRRDSGESLYRRSMYTFWKRTAPPANLTTFDAPSRETCTVQRVRTNTPLQQLVLMNDPQFVEAARGLAQRALLRSGALSDVDRLAWVFEAATSRTPATDELDVLLRLLATQRERFSNDADAAARFIGVGESKPDPSLAPAELAAWTTVTGTILMLDEVITRN; this is encoded by the coding sequence GTGGGCACGCCCCGTCGCGCGATGACATCGTTCGGGCTGACGGCCCTGGCGCTCAGCGCCGGAGCGATCGGCCTGTCATCATTCGGTTCCGCGGCGCTCAGCACCCGGTACGCGGCGCCAGGCGCGTCGTTCCCGGCGCCCTCGAACGAGGGCGCTCGCGGTTCCGAGATCCCCTCCTACAACCGCCAAGTCCGGCCGATCCTGTCGGACAAGTGCTTCAAGTGCCACGGGCCGGATTCGGCCGCCCGTCAGGGGGGGTTGCGGTTGGATTCCTTCGACGGCGCCACGGCGCTGCGCGAGGGTTGGGCAGCGATCATGCCCGGCGACCCGGACGCGAGCGAACTGATCCGCCGCGTCTCCTCAGCCGACCCCGATGAGGTGATGCCCCCGCCATCGGAGCACAAGTCGTTGACGGCGGCGGAAGTAGACATCCTGCGCCGCTGGATCGCCGCCGGGGCGTCATACGAGCCGCACTGGTCGTTCATACCGCCGATCCGTCCCGCTTCTCCGGCGGTGCGTCACGCCGGCTGGGTCCGCAACCCGGTCGATCAGTTCATCCTTGCGCGCCTGGAGCGCGAGGGGCTCTCGCCGTCGCCCGAAGCGGATCGTCGCACGCTCATCCGGCGGCTGTCGCTCGACCTGACGGGCCTGCCTCCGACAGTTGAGGAGATCGAGGCGTATCTCGCCGACACACAGCCGGGCGCGGATGAGCGGCTGATCGACCGCCTGCTCGCCTCCACGCGCCATGCCGAACACATGGCCCGCATCTGGCTTGATGCCGCGCGCTTCGGCGACACGCACGGTCTGCACCTGGACAACTATCGCTCGATGTGGCGCTGGCGTGACTGGGTCATCGACGCGTACCGGCGCAACATGCCATTCAACCAGTTCACCATCGAGCAGCTGGCGGGCGACCTGCTGCCGGAGCCGACGCTGGAGCAGCGCATCGCCAGCGGCTTCCATCGCAACAACGTCACCACCAGCGAGGGCGGGGCGATCGACGCCGAGTACCTGGTGAAGTACGCCGTCGATCGGGCCGAAACGACAGGCACCGTGTGGCTGGGTCTGACGGTGGGCTGCGCCGCGTGTCACGATCACAAGTTCGACCCGATCACGCAGCGCGAGTTCTACCAGTTCTTCGCGTTCTTCAACAACGTGGCCGAGAACGCGATGGACGGCAACCGCCACGATCCGCCGCCCGTCATGCGGGCGCCGACGGCTGAGCAGGCCCGCGAACTGGACGTGCTGCGAGACGCTGTCCGCGCCATCGAGGAACGCATCGACGCGGCTGACCCCGCGATTGACGCGGCCCAGGAGGCGTGGGAGAGCCGGTGGCGAACCACTCTTGGTTCGACGTGGCAAGTTCTGTCGGACATCTCGGTCGAATCCACGGGCGGAACCGCGTTCACGCGGCTGGAGGATGGCTCATACCTTGCGAGCGGCGTCAATCCCGATCGGGATACCTACGAGATCGTCGCGCGCATTCCTGAAGGGTTGACCCACGCGCTGCGGCTGGAGGCGCTCACGCACGAGTCGCTGCCGCACAACGGCCCGGGTCGGGCGGACAACGCCAATTTCGTGCTCAGCGAAGTCGAAGTGACGGCCGTCAGCACCGCCGATCCGGCACGATCGAAGCCCGTCGAGTTCGTGATGGCGGCGGCCGATCATTCCCAGACGAGCGGCGAGTTCCTCGTCCGCAAGGCGATCGACGGCGTGACGGACGCCGCCAACGGGTGGGCCGTCGAGGGATACGCACGTCGTGAGCCGCGCGTGGCGCTGTTCATTCCGAGCGAGCCAATCGGGTTCGAGAACGGCACGGAGCTGCGCATCCGGCTGCGGCACGAAACGCAGTTCAAGGGGCACGGCATCGGGCGGTTCCGCCTGTCGGTCGCCGCCAGCGACGAGGTGCGAACTGCGCTCGCGCCGTCCGTCGCCGGGCCGTGGCACATGGTCGGGCCGTTCGCCGCGGAGGCGGGAGTTGATCCGTTCCTGGCGGACTTCGCGCCGGAGAAGTCCCCGGGCCAGTTTGACGAGGCGCAGGTGTTTGAGGGCGGCCGGGCATGGCGGCCGAGGCCGGAGTTCATCGACGGCAAGGTTCACATGCTCTCTGGCGAACAGTGCGCCACGTACCTGGCGCGGGAGATTCACTGCGATACGGCGCGGCGGGTAGCGGTCTCACTGGGGAGCGACGACTCGATCCGCGTGTGGGTGAACGGCCGCGCGGCGCATGACCAGCCCGCGAAGCGGCCCGTAGGGCCGGATCAGGATCGCATCACGATCGACCTCTCACCCGGTCGCAATGTCATTCTTCTCAAGGTCGTCAACTATTCGGGCGGCTACGGGTTCTTCTGGTCGCCGGGGGAGCATGATCACGCCCACGCGGTGGCGGCCGTGCTGCGGCTGCTGGAACGCGACCCCGCCACGCTGGCGACGGATGAGCGTGAGTCGATCCGCCGCTTCTTCCGACGCAATCACTCGCCGGCGATCCGTGGGTTGTACGACGACCTGGCGGCCGCCGAGGCGCGTATGGCGTCATATGAGCAGTCGCTGCCCGTTACGCTGGTGATGCAGGAGCAGATGACGCCGCGCCCGACGCACGTGCTGCACCGGGGCGAGTATGACAAGCCGCTGGATCGGGTGATGCCGGGCATCCCCGCCGCCCTGGGGGCGATCGAGTCCGATGGCGCGGCCTCCTCGCGTCTCGACCTGGCCCGTTGGCTGGCGGATCGCAACAACCCGCTCACCGCCCGCGTGGTCGTCAACCGTCTCTGGCAGCAGATGTTCGGCATCGGGCTGGTGAGCACGGCGGAGGACTTCGGTCTTCAGGGCGAGTGGCCCTCGCATCCCGACCTGCTCGACTGGCTGGCGGTGGAGTTCGTCGAAAGCGGTTGGGACGTGCGGCACATGCTGCGCCTGATGGCGTTGTCGGCGACGTATCGGCAGAGTTCGCGTGTCGCGCTCGACCTGCTCGGGCGCGACCCGGCCAACCGGCTGCTGGCGCGAGGCGGACGCTTCCGGCTGGACGCGGAGGTGATCCGTGACCAGGCGCTGTTCATCAGCGGGTTGCTGGTGGAGAAAGTCGGCGGGCCGAGCGTGAAGCCCTATCAGCCCCCCGGCATCTGGGAGGCGGTGTCGTACCCGTCAAGCGACACGGCCCGGTACCGGCGGGACTCGGGCGAGTCGCTCTATCGGCGCAGCATGTACACGTTCTGGAAGCGCACTGCGCCGCCCGCCAACCTGACCACGTTCGACGCCCCCTCGCGCGAAACCTGCACGGTGCAGCGCGTCCGCACCAACACGCCCCTGCAGCAGTTGGTGCTGATGAACGATCCGCAGTTCGTCGAGGCGGCCCGCGGTCTGGCCCAGCGAGCGCTGTTGCGGTCCGGTGCACTGTCCGACGTGGATCGACTGGCATGGGTGTTTGAAGCCGCCACCAGCCGAACACCGGCGACGGATGAACTGGACGTGCTTCTGCGCCTGCTGGCGACTCAGCGGGAGCGTTTCTCCAATGACGCCGACGCCGCGGCTCGATTCATCGGAGTGGGCGAGTCGAAGCCCGACCCGTCACTGGCCCCGGCGGAACTGGCGGCGTGGACCACCGTGACGGGCACGATTCTCATGCTGGATGAAGTGATCACCAGGAACTGA